Proteins from a single region of Hippoglossus stenolepis isolate QCI-W04-F060 unplaced genomic scaffold, HSTE1.2 HiC_scaffold_38, whole genome shotgun sequence:
- the LOC118104172 gene encoding PHD and RING finger domain-containing protein 1 codes for MDTADTCPICLTGFHHQTVASLDKCPHVFCLQCLLQWSKTANTCPVDRISFSFIYQRRCPGGGVQKKIKVRTPNKDVDDEEEASDAVICEECGRSDRRHQLLVCTRCDSG; via the exons ATGGACACAGCAGATACATGTCCCATCTGCCTGACTGGTTTCCACCATCAGACTGTGGCGTCTCTGGACAAGTGTCCTCATGTCTTCTGCCTCCAGTGTCTTCTGCAGTGGTCCAAG ACGGCCAACACTTGCCCGGTGGATCGGAtcagcttctccttcatctACCAGAGACGGTGTCCTGGGGGGGGCGTGCAAAAGAAG ATCAAGGTGAGGACGCCGAACAAGGATgtggatgatgaagaggaggcgaGCGATGCTGTTATCTGTGAGGAATGTGGACGCAGCGACCGCAGGCACCAGCTGCTGGTGTGCACACGCTGTGACTCAGG